A single genomic interval of Lathyrus oleraceus cultivar Zhongwan6 chromosome 7, CAAS_Psat_ZW6_1.0, whole genome shotgun sequence harbors:
- the LOC127104475 gene encoding uncharacterized protein LOC127104475 codes for MTFPRSHFQGTHDSEAGPSRTTHVNDVVLDRNCTSPNQRNNTSQSDTDDMDVDEALEDAVISYVNMDARENGALSRRPQGGFYPNEGVRPRFLQLYIYDTDNELHNRMQENPQLHQNVVHKLQKMLHQFNPFVIRFKQLSILPNISECSLILKECPSNHHQYNLPTAEQVAAIIVGCDADSMDYGRDINVIRCDGNLKKVQETKGYYDPLQYPILFPFGTHGWDINTTNCNGRRVSCRAYYSYMLQIRPNDQSMLLNAGRLLQQYVVDNYVKIESGRLRWVKEHQGDIRSELYQGLHDALHVGETNAENIGKRTILPSSFIGGRRDMTKRYEDGMAIVLNGGKPDIFLTMTCNPSWSEITSELLPFQTPQDRPDLLTRIFCSKFEKLKDDVINKGVLGKVKSYMYVTEFQKRGLPHVHMLLVLESNDKLRDPKDYDSIVRAEIPKLECEPQLHETVVRHMIHGPCGIINRKSPCMKDEHCKKRYPKQFLDETRQGTDSYPEYRRRFNESVSLGRDRSVDNRWVVPYNPWLLLKYDCHINVEICSSIKSIKYLYKYVYKGPDRVAMEVHKGSYMDEVQQYVDARWICAPEALWKIFRFTLYRLYPSVERLQIHLPNRHQVRFYDHQQIADVLNNERNSKTMLTQFFALNLRDPQARKYLYREIPEHYCWNKRGPTSWEYLLTNNGMTFSTFKKSAEDRGFLETDHSIRDCLVEATSLRMPYALRRLFVTILIFCEPTDVRGLWNEFSTHMVEDYQTANNVVESDLTNMLLKDLNELLNLHGKKIDDYDLPSLPPNTIDRGAVPSIIQEELAIDILNEDIESIAKLNNDQMIAFKTIMNVIVQKHSGVFFVDGPGGTGKM; via the exons ATGACTTTTCCAAGATCACACTTTCAAGGAACTCATGACAGTGAAGCCGGCCCAAGTAGAACTACACATGTTAATGATGTTGTACTTG ATCGTAATTGCACATCACCTAATCAACGAAACAACACGAGTCAATCCGATACAG ATGATATGGATGTTGATGAAGCTTTAGAGGATGCAGTAATATCATATGTTAACATGGACGCCAGAGAAAATGGTGCATTATCACGTCGTCCTCAAG GAGGTTTCTATCCGAATGAGGGTGTCAGGCCGCGTTTCTTACAACTATACATCTACGACACCGATAATGAGCTACATAATAGAATGCAGGAAAATCCACAGTTGCACCAAAATGTAGTTCACAAATTACAGAAAATGCTCCATCAGTTTAATCCTTTTGTAATTAGGTTCAAGCAACTTTCAATACTTCCAAATATCAGTGAATGTAGCCTCATACTTAAGGAGTGTCCAAGTAATCACCATCAATACAATCTTCCAACTGCTGAACAAGTTGCGGCAATTATTGTTGGATGTGATGCAGATTCTATGGATTATGGAAGGGATATTAATGTTATCCGTTGTGATGGAAATCTCAAGAAAGTTCAAGAGACAAAGGGATATTATGATCCTTTACAATACCCTATATTGTTTCCATTTGGGACGCATGGTTGGGACATCAACACAACAAATTGCAATGGACGAAGAGTGTCATGTCGAGCATATTACAGTTACATGCTTCAG ATTCGCCCAAATGATCAATCAATGTTGTTAAATGCGGGTCGACTGTTACAACAATATGTTGTAGACAAttatgtcaaaattgaatcagGGAGATTAAGGTGGGTTAAAGAGCACCAAGGTGATATACGTTCTGAACTGTACCAAGGTTTACATGATGCTTTGCATGTTGGTGAAACTAATGCAG AGAACATTGGAAAAAGAACAATATTGCCATCATCATTTATTGGCGGTCGTCGAGACATGACAAAACGTTATGAAGATGGCATGGCTATTGTTCTTAATGGCGGTAAACCAGATATTTTTCTAACAATGACATGCAATCCTTCTTGGAGTGAGATAACATCAGAACTTTTGCCTTTTCAAACACCACAAGATCGTCCAGATTTGCTAACAAGAATATTTTGTTCGAAATTTGAGAAATTGAAGGATGATGTTATTAATAAAGGAGTCTTGGGTAAAGTTAAAAGCTACATGTATGTCACTGAATTTCAAAAGCGAGGACTGCCGCATGTGCATATGTTGTTGGTCTTAGAAAGTAACGATAAGTTGCGTGACCCAAAAGATTATGATAGTATAGTAAGAGCAGAAATACCTAAATTAGAATGTGAACCACAATTGCATGAAACTGTTGTAAGACATATGATCCACGGACCTTGCGGCATAATCAACCGAAAGTCTCCATGTATGAAAGACGAACATTGTAAAAAAAGGTATCCCAAACAATTCTTGGATGAAACACGTCAAGGCACTGACTCATATCCCGAGTATAGGAGAAGGTTTAATGAGTCTGTATCGTTAGGTAGAGATAGGTCTGTCGATAATAGATGGGTGGTTCCTTATAACCCTTGGTTACTGTTAAAGTATGATTGTCACATCAATGTAGAGATTTGCAGTAGCATTAAAAGTATCAAGTATCTATACAAATATGTGTACAAGGGCCCTGATCGTGTGGCTATGGAGGTTCATAAAGGATCATACATGGATGAAGTTCAACAATATGTTGATGCAAGATGGATTTGTGCTCCCGAGGCATTATGGAAAATATTTCGATTCACTCTTTACCGATTATATCCTTCGGTTGAAAGATTGCAGATCCACTTGCCGAACCGCCATCAAGTGCGTTTTTATGATCATCAGCAAATTGCAGATGTGTTAAATAATGAACGCAACTCCAAAACAATGCTCACACAATTCTTTGCATTGAATCTACGAGATCCACAAGCAAGAAAGTATCTGTATAGAGAGATTCCAGAGCATTATTGTTGGAACAAGCGGG GTCCAACCAGTTGGGAATATCTTCTTACAAATAACGGCATGACTTTTAGTACATTCAAAAAATCAGCCGAGGATAGGGGATTTCTAGAGACTGATCATAGTATTCGTGATTGTTTGGTTGAGGCTACGAGTCTCCGAATGCCATATGCTTTACGAAGGTTATTCGTGACGATTTTAATATTTTGTGAACCTACTGATGTTAGAGGCCTTTGGAATGAGTTTTCTACACATATGGTAGAGGATTATCAAACAGCTAACAATGTTGTGGAATCAGACTTAACTAATATGTTGTTGAAGGACTTGAATGAACTCTTAAACCTTCACGGTAAAAAGATTGATGATTATGATCTCCCATCTTTACCCCCTAATACAATAGACAGAGGTGCAGTTCCAAGTATCATACAAGAGGAGTTAGCGATCGATATCCTCAATGAAGATATTGAATCTATTGCTAAGTTGAATAATGATCAAATGATTGCATTCAAAACCATTATGAATGTAATTGTTCAAAAACACAGTGGGGTATTTTTTGTTGATGGTCCAGGTGGAACAGGTAAAATGTAA